Within the Gordonia westfalica genome, the region AGGAAAGACACCCACCAGCTGCGGGCGGCCTCGGGTGACGCGCCGGCGTCGACGGTGGCGATGATCAGGTCGACGGCACCGACGTTGACCAGGTCGCGCATGACCTCGTCGGAGACGCCCCACTCCTCCTGGATGCGGGCGCGGCGCAACCACGGCAGCTCGGGCAGGGTGGCGCGCAGTTCCTCGATCCACGCCGCATCCGGCTGGACCGGAGGCAGATCCGGCTCCGGGAAGTAGCGGTAGTCCTCGGCGGTCTCCTTGCGGCGGCCGGCGGAGGTGGTGCCGTCGGCCTCGTGGAAGTGCCGGGTCTCCTGCACGATCTCGCCCCCGGCCTGCAGAATCGCGGCCTGGCGACGCATCTCGTAGCGCACGGCGATCTCGACGCTCTTGAGCGAGTTGACGTTCTTGGTCTCGGTGCGGGTACCGAACTCGGAAGCGTCCTTGGCCATCAGCGACAGGTTCACGTCGCAGCGCATCGACCCCTGGTCCATGCGGACGTCCGACACATCGAGCGATTTGAGCAGATCGCGCAGTGCCGTCACGTACGCGCGCGCCACCTCGGGTGCGCGATCGCCCGCTCCGACGATGGGTCGGGTGACGATCTCGACGAGCGGCACGCCGGCACGGTTGTAGTCGAGCAGCGAGTGGCTCGCACCGTGGATTCGGCCGGTGGCGCCGCCGATGTGTAGCGACTTGCCGGTGTCCTCCTCCATGTGTGCGCGCTCGATCTCGACGCGCCACGTGGTGCCGTCGGCGAGCAGGACGTCGAGGTAGCCGTCGTATGAGGTGGGCTCGTCGTACTGCGAGATCTGGTAGTTCTTCGGCTGGTCCGGGTAGAAGTAGTTCTTCCGCGCGAACTTGCTCGACGGCCGGATCGAGCAGTTCAGCGCCAGGCCGATCCGGATCGCGGACTCGATGGCCTTGGCGTTGGCGACCGGCAGCGAACCGGGCAGACCGATACACACGGGGCACACCTGGGTATTGGGCTCGGCGCCGAATTCGGTCGGGCATCCGCAGAACATCTTGGTCGCGGTACCCAGCTCGACGTGCACCTCGAGGCCCATCACCGGATCGAAAGCGGCGATGACCTCGTCGTACTCCAACAGTTCGACGGCGGCGGAAGTCATGGCTGCCAGTTTATGCGGCGATATCCCAGGGAGACGTTCAGGGTGATCACCGATGCCGGAAACCGGTCGTCGAACCTACTGTCGACGACATCGATTCACCGACCCATCGATCAGCAGGGAGACCCCGATGACCACCGCACAACCCGCTTCCGCCGCCCCGCGACTCACGCGCTCCCGCTCGAACGCCTGGCTCGGCGGTGTCTGCGGCGGCATCGCCGAACGCTGGGGCTGGGACCCGACCCTCGTCCGCGTCCTGTTCGTGCTGTCGATGCTGCTCCCCGGCCCGCAGGTGCTGATCTACCTGGCCCTGTGGATCGTCATCCCGCGCGAGCCCGTCCCGACCATCACCGCGGTCTAGCCGAAGATGACCCGGATCTCCTTGTACTGATCCTGCGGAACGGTCTTCAGCTCACCGAGTGCCTCGTCGAAGGTGATTCGATCGATTCGCGTTCCGTGCAGGGCGACCATCTGTCCCCAGCCCTTCTCGGCGACGAGGTCCGCGGTGGCCATACCCATGCGGGTGGCGAGGACCCGGTCGTAGGCCGACGGCACCCCGCCGCGCTGGATGTGGCCGAGGACCGTGGCCCGGGTCTCGATGCCGGTCCGTTCCTCGATGAGCGGCGCCAGCACCTCGGCGACGCCCCCGAGCCGGGGCCGGTTGAACCCGTCGAGACCCTTGGTGGAGTACGCCTCCGTCATCTCGGGGAGCTTGAAACCCTCCGCGACGACGACCATCGGTGCACGACCGCGCGCCTTGACACTCGTCACCCAGGCGCAGATCTGGTCGAGACTCTCGGGGTTCTCCGGGATCAGGATGACGTGCGCGCCACCGGCGATACCCGAGTGCAGTGCGATCCAGCCCGCGTGCCGGCCCATGACCTCGAGCACCATGCACCTCTTGTGCGAGTTGCCGGTGGTGCGCAGGCGGTCGATGGCCTCGGTGGCGATCTCGACGGCCGTGTTGAACCCGAATGTGTAATCGGTGGCGTCGATGTCGTTGTCGATGGTCTTCGGTACGCCGACGATGTTGATCCCGTCGTCGAACAGTCTTTTCGACGCCGAGGCCGTGCCCTCTCCGCCGATCGCGATGACGCCGTCGATACCGAGGTTCCGGAGGACCTTCTTGATGTTGTCGGGGCCGCCGTCGGGTTCGGTGTAGGGACCGAACCTGCTCGTCCCCAGGATCGTTCCGCCCTGGTTGGACAGACCGCGCACGGTCGAGCGGTTCAACTCCATGATGTCGCCGTAGACGAGACCGGCCCAGCCGTCTTTGAAGCCGACGAATTCGTGGCCGTAGACGGTCTCCCCCTTGAGCACTGCACCGCGGATGACGGCGTTCAGGCCGGGGCAGTCGCCACCGGAGGTGAGAATGCCGAATCTCTTCGCCATGTGGTGAGACCCTCCCTTTCGTACGCGACGAACACACCCAATCTAGTGCCCGGATGCCCGGACCGCTGAGCACGAATTCACTTGATCCCGTTCTCGTAGGCGAAGACGACGGCCTGTGCGCGGTCACGCAGCCGCAGTTTGCCCAGGAGACTGCTCACGTGGGTCTTGACCGTCTGTTCGGTGACGTAGAGGTCGGCGCCGATCTCCGCATTCGACTTCCCGTCGGCCACCAGGTCGAGTACCTCCCGCTCGCGCGGGGTGAGGTGTTCCAGCTCCGGGTTCCGTGTGGGCCGGCGACGCCGCGCGGTCACCTCGGTGATGAGACGCTTGGTGATCGACGGCGCGAGCAATGCCTCGCCCGCGGCCACCACCCGCACCGCACGCACGAGTTCGTCGGCGGGCGCGTCCTTCAACAGGAATCCCGACGCACCGATCCGCAACGCCTCGTAGACGTAGTCGTCGATGTCGAAGGTGGTGAGCATCAGCACGCGGGTCGGCGGCTCCAGACCTGCCGTCAGGATCTGTTCGGCGGCCCAGAGGCCGTCCTTGCGCGGCATCCGCACGTCCATCAGTACGACGTCAGGCCTCGCACGCTTGCACACCTCGACCGCTTCGATCCCGTCGGCGGCGTCCCCGAGGACGGACAGATCGGGCTGGGCGGCGAGCAACGCCGAGAAGCCCTGTCGCACCATCGCCTGATCGTCGGCGATGACGACGGTGATCGGGCCGGTGTTGCCCTGTGCTTGCTGCGGTTCGGCGTTGATCGGCACGCCTGACAGGCTACTGGTCGGCGAGCGGCGAGGAGACCTGCGGCGCGGTCACCGACGACGATGTCCCGGCGATGATGCCGTCGCGCGGCGGTGTCGCCGGGATGTGGGCACGCACCGCGAATCCGCCCTCGACCGTCGGCGCCGCGAGAAGCGAACCGCCCACCGCCTGTGCACGTTCGAGCATGCCGGGGATGCCGACGCCGTTGCCGCCGATCCCCAGGGGCTCGGCCGTCGGCGCCGAATTGACCACGGCCACCTCGACGGTGCCGTGCTCCCCCGGCGTCACACTCACCAGGGTCCGGCTGCCCGGCGCGTGGCGCGTCGCGTTGGCCAGCGACTCCTGCACGATCCGGTAGATCACCAGCGCCGCCGACTCCCCGACCTCGGTGTCGTCGACCTCCCGGGTCAGCGTCACATCGGTCCCGGCCCGACGTGTCTCGGCGACGAGTGAATCGATCTGCGCCAAGCCCGGATTGGGGGCCGCGGTGGTCTCGGCACCCTCCACCCGCAGCACCCCGAGCAGCTGCCGGACCTCGTCGAGCGAGGTGCGCGCGGCGTCGGCGATGGCGTCGAATTCGGCTGCCGCCGCGGGCGAGACGTCATCGATCCGGTAGCGTGCGGTTTGCGCCATGACGACGACCATCGACATCCGATGCGCCACCACGTCGTGCAGGTCGCGGGCGATGCGCGCACGTTCGGTGAGCACAGCCGATTCCGCCTCGGCCTCCTCGGTCTGCTTGGTACGGGCCGCGAGTTGTCGTCGTGATGCCATCAGTCCGCGGAGCAGTGCCACGACCACCGCGAGAACCGAGGTACCGACGATCCATGCCGGATGCGCCGCATAGGCGACGACGAGCGAGGTCGCGAGCCACACCACCGGTATCCACCGCAACTGACAGCGCAGCATCACCATGAAGGTCAGCACGAGCAATTCGATGAAATGGGTGACCTGGATGGTCAGTTCCCACCCGTCGCGAGCCGGGACGACGAGACCGATGATCTGGGCCGAGACCACCGAGATCGCCCATCCCACCATCGGCGCGGACCAGGCGAGCGCGATCGGCAGCGCGGCGAACGCCGAGACGACGGGCAGCAGGAAGACGGGCACAGAGTGCGTCACGGGCAGCGTCGGCCAGGCGATGGAGTACATGATCAGGGCGACGAACAGGAAGAACCAGTTGACCCGCGACGAGAAATAGGCACGCACCGCGGGGTCCTGGGCGACCGGCGCCGTCGACGCCCAATCCGCGAAATCGCTGCCCGCCGCCCGCAGATGCTTGCGTAAACCGAACATGCCCTTCACCCTAGGCGCGGTGGGGACGAGCAGTCCTCATACTTTCGGGGGAGACGCCCTCGTTCCCGAGTAGTGCCCGTCCGGCGGCATCCCGCCCTACCCGGTGAGCACGAACCGCCCGCCGGAGTGATGTGGACCGGCGGTCCCCATACCTAGCGTCTATGGCCATGAACCCTCCCGAACCACCTCGGAAATGGTCTTCGGACAACACTTCTCAACCCGACAATCGCTCAGCCGTGCACCCACGGCGCCGGTTGCGGTGGCTCGTGGCCGCCCTGACTCTCGCTGTTCTCCTTGCCGGACAGTGGATGTCGACGGCGCATGCCGTGGCCGGTGATGCCGGTTCCACCGCGGGACCGGTGCGACCGCAGCCCGAGGATGCCGGAAATCCGTACGCCGCCGCTGTCGTCGCACTGGCCGGACCGTCTCCGGCCACGACAGTCGACGTACTGCCGACATCCTTCGCCGTGCACATGGGTTACACGCCGACCGTCGTGGCGGGCGTACCCACCGACCCGGACGGCGACTGCTCCTCGCCGGTGCCGCTCCCCGTCCGGTTCACGCCGCTGTGCCGCACACACGATTTCGGTTACGACCTGCTGCGCGCCGCCGACGCAGACGGCCGCCCCCTGGGCTCGTGGGCGCGATTCGCCCTGGACCGCATGCTGATCGACGCGATGCAGAGTTCCTGCAGCAATCCTGCGTGCGAGACCGCGGCCCGCGTCGCGCGTATC harbors:
- the gatB gene encoding Asp-tRNA(Asn)/Glu-tRNA(Gln) amidotransferase subunit GatB — encoded protein: MTSAAVELLEYDEVIAAFDPVMGLEVHVELGTATKMFCGCPTEFGAEPNTQVCPVCIGLPGSLPVANAKAIESAIRIGLALNCSIRPSSKFARKNYFYPDQPKNYQISQYDEPTSYDGYLDVLLADGTTWRVEIERAHMEEDTGKSLHIGGATGRIHGASHSLLDYNRAGVPLVEIVTRPIVGAGDRAPEVARAYVTALRDLLKSLDVSDVRMDQGSMRCDVNLSLMAKDASEFGTRTETKNVNSLKSVEIAVRYEMRRQAAILQAGGEIVQETRHFHEADGTTSAGRRKETAEDYRYFPEPDLPPVQPDAAWIEELRATLPELPWLRRARIQEEWGVSDEVMRDLVNVGAVDLIIATVDAGASPEAARSWWVSFLAQQANSRAVDLADLSITPAQVAEIIGLVDEGKLTTKLAQQVATAVLDGEGEPAQIVADRGLEVVRDDSALQKAVDDALAANPDIAEKIRGGKVQAAGKIVGDVMKATRGQADPARVKELVLAACE
- a CDS encoding PspC domain-containing protein, with amino-acid sequence MTTAQPASAAPRLTRSRSNAWLGGVCGGIAERWGWDPTLVRVLFVLSMLLPGPQVLIYLALWIVIPREPVPTITAV
- a CDS encoding 6-phosphofructokinase; amino-acid sequence: MAKRFGILTSGGDCPGLNAVIRGAVLKGETVYGHEFVGFKDGWAGLVYGDIMELNRSTVRGLSNQGGTILGTSRFGPYTEPDGGPDNIKKVLRNLGIDGVIAIGGEGTASASKRLFDDGINIVGVPKTIDNDIDATDYTFGFNTAVEIATEAIDRLRTTGNSHKRCMVLEVMGRHAGWIALHSGIAGGAHVILIPENPESLDQICAWVTSVKARGRAPMVVVAEGFKLPEMTEAYSTKGLDGFNRPRLGGVAEVLAPLIEERTGIETRATVLGHIQRGGVPSAYDRVLATRMGMATADLVAEKGWGQMVALHGTRIDRITFDEALGELKTVPQDQYKEIRVIFG
- a CDS encoding response regulator: MPINAEPQQAQGNTGPITVVIADDQAMVRQGFSALLAAQPDLSVLGDAADGIEAVEVCKRARPDVVLMDVRMPRKDGLWAAEQILTAGLEPPTRVLMLTTFDIDDYVYEALRIGASGFLLKDAPADELVRAVRVVAAGEALLAPSITKRLITEVTARRRRPTRNPELEHLTPREREVLDLVADGKSNAEIGADLYVTEQTVKTHVSSLLGKLRLRDRAQAVVFAYENGIK
- a CDS encoding sensor histidine kinase, translated to MFGLRKHLRAAGSDFADWASTAPVAQDPAVRAYFSSRVNWFFLFVALIMYSIAWPTLPVTHSVPVFLLPVVSAFAALPIALAWSAPMVGWAISVVSAQIIGLVVPARDGWELTIQVTHFIELLVLTFMVMLRCQLRWIPVVWLATSLVVAYAAHPAWIVGTSVLAVVVALLRGLMASRRQLAARTKQTEEAEAESAVLTERARIARDLHDVVAHRMSMVVVMAQTARYRIDDVSPAAAAEFDAIADAARTSLDEVRQLLGVLRVEGAETTAAPNPGLAQIDSLVAETRRAGTDVTLTREVDDTEVGESAALVIYRIVQESLANATRHAPGSRTLVSVTPGEHGTVEVAVVNSAPTAEPLGIGGNGVGIPGMLERAQAVGGSLLAAPTVEGGFAVRAHIPATPPRDGIIAGTSSSVTAPQVSSPLADQ